The proteins below are encoded in one region of Triticum aestivum cultivar Chinese Spring chromosome 1B, IWGSC CS RefSeq v2.1, whole genome shotgun sequence:
- the LOC123083763 gene encoding putative disease resistance protein RGA4 → MAEVVAAMAIRPLVSLLMSKASSSLLDQYKVMEGMEEQHKILKRKLPAILDVITDAEEQATAHREGAKAWLQELKTVAYEANEVFDEFKYEALRREARKKGHYNKLGFDVIKLFPTHNRVAFRYKMGLKLCLILQAVEVLIAEMQVFGFKYQPQPPVSMEWRQTDYVITDPQEIASRSRDKDKKNIVATLLGQANNADLAVVPIVGMGGLGKTTLAQLIYNEPRIQKHFELLLWVCVSDVFDVNSLAKSIVEASPKKNDDTNKPQLERLQKLVSGQRYLLVLDDVWNREVHKWERLKDHLKHGAMGSAVLTTTRDKGVAEIMGADTHILGRLDDRFLKEIIEAGAFSSRKKKPVELAKMVDQIVNRCRGSPLAASALGSVLRTKATVKEWKAIASRSSICTEETGILPILKLSYNDLPSHMKQCFAFCAVFPKDYKIDVGKLIQLWIANGFIPQHKEDSLEIIGQLIFDELASRSFFLDIEKSKEDWGYYSRNSCKIHDLMHDIAMSVMEKECVAATMELSEIEWLGDTARHLFLSCKGTEGILNDSLEKRSPAIQTLICDSPMQSSLKHLSKYSSLHALELCMWTESFPLKPKYLHHLRYLDLSWSYIKSLPEDISILYNLQMLDLSYCSYLDRLPRQMKYMTSLCHLYTHGCPELKSMPPELGKLKKLQTLTCFVAAVTGLDCSDVGELQHLNLGGQLDLCQIENVIAAEEKVENLGNKKDLRELTLRWNSVCDSKVLDNFKPRGGLQVLKIYSYGGECMGMLQNMVEIHLVGCQRLQVLFRSSTIFTFPKLKVLTLEHLLGFERWWQIDERQEEQTIFPVLEKLFISHCGKLVALCEAPLLQRPCGEGGYKLVRSAFPALKVLELEDLESFKRWDEVEETQGEQILFPQLEELSIEKCPKLTALPEAPLLQEACSEGGYRLIHSAFPSLKVLKMIDLERFQRWGAATEGEQILFPQLEELFVLRCPEVIGLPEAPNLSVLHIIDGKQEIFHCVHSYLSSLTNLTLKLEYTEKTSEAECTSIVPVDNKEKWNQKSPLTVVELGCCNSFFGPGALEPWDYFVHLKKLEIDRCDVLVHWPEKVLQSLVSLRTLVITNCENLTGYAQAPLDPLASERSQHLRGLESLQLKWCESVVEMITGPASLKSMEIRSCPKLEYIFGKQQGMAELVEGSTSSEAIVPTAVSELSSSPMNHFYPCLEDLHLVGCGSLPAVLNLPPSLNTLQIADCSSIQVLSCQLGGLQKPQLTTSISRSPIMPEPLAAAATAIVHLLPPHLEVLGIQDCAGMLGGTLCLPAPLKALTIIGNSGLTSLECLSGEHPPSLEVLGLQRCSTLASLPNEPHVYSSLRFLKITGCPAIKKLPRCLQQELGSIKYKQLDAQHEVMALKPKTWKQMPRLVRERRNAATEAKERQRSTRQE, encoded by the coding sequence ATGGCGGAGGTGGTGGCCGCCATGGCCATCCGGCCACTGGTGTCCCTGTTGATGAGCAAGGCATCCAGCTCCCTCCTGGACCAGTACAAGGTGATGGAGGGAATGGAGGAGCAGCACAAGATTCTCAAGCGTAAGCTTCCGGCCATCCTCGACGTCATCACCGATGCCGAGGAGCAGGCCACGGCTCATAGAGAAGGTGCCAAAGCCTGGCTTCAGGAGCTCAAGACTGTGGCCTATGAAGCAAATGAAGTCTTTGACGAGTTCAAGTATGAAGCGCTCCGCCGTGAAGCCAGGAAGAAGGGGCACTACAACAAGCTTGGCTTCGATGTAATAAAACTCTTCCCTACTCACAATCGTGTTGCGTTCCGTTACAAAATGGGCCTCAAGCTTTGCCTGATTTTGCAAGCCGTTGAGGTCCTCATAGCAGAGATGCAGGTCTTTGGGTTCAAGTATCAACCGCAGCCGCCGGTGTCCATGGAGTGGAGGCAGACCGATTATGTTATCACTGACCCACAAGAAATTGCAAGCAGGTCCAGAGACAAAGATAAGAAGAATATTGTTGCTACACTACTTGGTCAAGCTAACAATGCAGATCTTGCAGTTGTTCCCATCGTTGGAATGGGTGGCCTTGGCAAGACCACATTAGCACAACTCATATACAATGAACCTAGAATTCAGAAGCATTTCGAATTGTTGCTGTGGGTATGTGTCTCTGATGTCTTTGATGTGAACTCCCTAGCCAAGAGTATAGTTGAAGCATCTCCCAAGAAAAATGATGATACAAACAAACCACAACTAGAGAGACTTCAGAAATTGGTCAGCGGGCAGAGGTATCTCCTTGTGTTGGATGATGTCTGGAACAGAGAAGTCCATAAGTGGGAAAGGCTGAAGGACCATCTTAAGCATGGTGCCATGGGTAGTGCGGTGCTGACAACAACTCGTGATAAAGGAGTTGCTGAAATTATGGGTGCAGATACCCACATTCTCGGTCGTTTGGATGATAGATTCTTAAAGGAAATTATTGAGGCTGGAGCATTCAGTTCCCGAAAAAAAAAGCCTGTTGAGCTAGCCAAGATGGTTGATCAGATTGTGAACAGATGTCGTGGCTCTCCTTTAGCTGCAAGTGCACTGGGTTCTGTACTTCGTACCAAGGCCACCGTGAAAGAATGGAAGGCTATAGCATCTAGAAGCAGCATTTGCACTGAGGAAACTGGAATCTTGCCAATACTCAAGCTTAGCTACAACGATTTGCCATCGCACATGAAGCAGTGCTTTGCTTTTTGTGCTGTATTTCCAAAGGATTACAAGATTGATGTAGGGAAGCTGATCCAACTATGGATCGCAAATGGCTTTATCCCTCAACACAAGGAAGATAGTCTTGAAATCATTGGACAACTTATTTTTGATGAGCTTGCTTCAAGGTCATTCTTTCTGGATATAGAGAAGAGTAAAGAAGACTGGGGTTATTATTCAAGAAATTCATGTAAAATCCACGAtcttatgcatgatattgcaatGTCTGTTATGGAAAAGGAATGTGTTGCTGCGACTATGGAGCTAAGTGAAATTGAGTGGCTTGGAGATACTGCTCGGCATTTGTTTTTATCATGTAAAGGAACAGAAGGTATTTTGAATGATTCTTTGGAGAAAAGATCCCCTGCCATTCAAACACTCATATGTGATAGTCCTATGCAAAGCTCGTTGAAGCATCTGTCAAAATACAGCTCTTTGCATGCCTTAGAGCTCTGTATGTGGACAGAATCATTTCCACTAAAACCAAAGTATCTACATCACCTGAGGTACCTTGATCTCTCGTGGAGTTATATCAAATCACTTCCTGAAGATATAAGTATTCTATATAACCTGCAAATGCTGGACCTTTCCTACTGCTCTTATCTTGATCGACTTCCGAGGCAAATGAAGTATATGACTTCCCTCTGCCACCTCTACACTCATGGATGTCCGGAGTTGAAGTCCATGCCTCCAGAACTCGGAAAACTCAAAAAGCTGCAGACGCTCACATGTTTTGTGGCAGCAGTTACTGGCCTTGATTGCAGTGATGTCGGAGAGCTGCAGCATTTAAACCTTGGTGGGCAGTTAGACCTATGTCAGATAGAGAATGTTATAGCAGCAGAGGAAAAAGTGGAAAACCTTGGAAACAAGAAGGATCTCAGAGAACTGACGTTAAGATGGAATTCTGTTTGTGATAGCAAGGTTCTCGACAATTTCAAACCACGTGGTGGGCTGCAGGTTCTGAAGATATATTCCTATGGAGGAGAGTGCATGGGTATGCTGCAAAACATGGTTGAGATCCATCTTGTTGGTTGCCAAAGATTGCAAGTTTTGTTCAGATCTAGTACAATCTTCACTTTTCCAAAACTGAAGGTGCTTACACTAGAGCATTTGTTGGGTTTTGAGAGATGGTGGCAAATAGATGAGAGGCAAGAAGAACAGACAATATTTCCTGTGCTTGAGAAGTTGTTTATTAGTCATTGTGGAAAGTTGGTAGCATTGTGTGAAGCACCATTGTTGCAAAGACCTTGTGGTGAAGGTGGTTATAAATTGGTACGCTCAGCATTTCCTGCCCTAAAGGTGCTCGAACTGGAAGACTTGGAGAGCTTTAAGAGATGGGATGAAGTCGAAGAGACTCAAGGGGAACAGATATTGTTTCCTCAGCTTGAGGAACTGTCAATTGAGAAATGCCCAAAGCTGACAGCGTTACCTGAAGCACCGTTGCTTCAAGAAGCATGCAGTGAAGGTGGTTATAGATTGATACACTCAGCGTTTCCTTCCCTAAAGGTGCTGAAAATGATAGACTTAGAGAGGTTTCAGAGATGGGGTGCTGCTACTGAAGGTGAACAGATATTGTTTCCTCAGCTTGAGGAGCTGTTTGTTTTGAGATGCCCAGAGGTAATAGGTTTACCTGAAGCACCAAATCTCAGTGTATTACATATTATAGATGGCAAACAAGAGATCTTCCACTGTGTACACAGTTATTTGTCTTCACTGACCAATCTGACACTGAAGCTAGAATACACAGAAAAAACATCAGAGGCTGAGTGCACTTCAATTGTACCAGTGGATAACAAGGAGAAATGGAACCAGAAATCCCCTCTTACAGTTGTGGAGTTAGGATGCTGCAACTCATTCTTTGGACCAGGTGCACTAGAGCCGTGGGACTATTTTGTACACCTTAAAAAGTTGGAAATTGATAGATGCGATGTGCTCGTCCACTGGCCAGAGAAAGTGCTCCAAAGCTTGGTATCCTTGAGGACATTAGTGATTACAAACTGCGAAAATCTGACTGGATATGCACAAGCTCCTCTTGATCCATTGGCTTCCGAAAGGAGCCAGCACCTGAGAGGTCTGGAGTCTCTTCAGTTAAAATGGTGTGAAAGTGTGGTAGAGATGATCACTGGCCCGGCATCTCTCAAGAGCATGGAGATTAGGTCGTGTCCTAAGCTTGAATATATATTTGGCAAGCAGCAGGGCATGGCAGAGTTAGTTGAAGGATCTACTAGCAGTGAGGCAATCGTGCCTACAGCTGTATCAGAGTTGTCCTCTTCACCCATGAATCACTTTTATCCATGCCTAGAAGATCTACATTTAGTTGGATGTGGAAGCTTACCAGCGGTTCTAAATCTGCCTCCATCCTTAAATACCTTACAAATTGCTGACTGCAGTAGTATTCAAGTCCTATCATGTCAGTTGGGTGGGCTCCAGAAACCACAACTCACTACCTCCATAAGCAGAAGTCCTATCATGCCAGAGCcactagcagcagcagcaacagcaatagTGCATTTACTTCCTCCCCATCTCGAAGTTCTAGGAATACAGGACTGTGCTGGCATGTTGGGTGGGACTCTCTGTCTGCCTGCACCTCTCAAAGCACTGACTATTATTGGCAATAGTGGGTTGACATCATTGGAGTGTCTGTCGGGAGAGCACCCCCCATCGCTGGAAGTCCTTGGTCTTCAAAGATGCAGTACCCTTGCATCCTTGCCGAATGAGCCGCACGTATACAGTTCTCTCAGGTTTCTTAAAATTACAGGCTGCCCTGCTATAAAAAAGCTCCCTAGATGCCTGCAGCAGGAACTGGGCAGCATCAAATACAAACAACTCGATGCCCAGCATGAAG